In one Myripristis murdjan chromosome 5, fMyrMur1.1, whole genome shotgun sequence genomic region, the following are encoded:
- the sh2d5 gene encoding SH2 domain-containing protein 5 has protein sequence MGEAPVREDSTVTRSAEYVGSFPVDDRCLDDQIEQLHTQLKSLRTCRRRRPVSLKFSIKGVKMYNEDETTLLMAHALRRVSLSTARPSDAQFAFVSHNPGSPDAQLYCHLFKARHARAAQFLNLLLCRCFQLYYLDKHPEEAQEESAGALPRRNPSLLNHGFPLSVSALVSFRRAPFRGLLPGAKKNSKSTEEQQSSQEDVFTSSPSLVRKKAIRNKVLRSGAYRSFTFTPLKQRNVQERLNAPQGKEQDKTSVKRARAPSLAETEEALAQAVWCWAGIATDSSSSLLAEDVLGSYLLCPHPKKPNCGSLIIRFPSGLVTHLIENTRKGKFLLEKYKTEFSSIAELLEHYTESQVELACPLSCARVNHCYEWDESSSRLQAPMLRKSLKRSKAKKQRFKTLDTGI, from the exons ATGGGAGAGGCACCAGTCAGGGAGGACAGTACGGTGACACGCTCAGCCGAG TACGTGGGCTCGTTTCCTGTGGATGACCGCTGTCTGGATGACCAGATTGAGCAACTGCACACCCAGCTGAAGTCCCTCAGA ACATGCAGGCGGCGGAGGCCTGTGTCCCTGAAGTTCTCCATCAAAGGTGTGAAAATGTACAACGAGGATGAGACG aCTCTTCTGATGGCTCATGCTCTGCGGAGAGTCTCTCTGTCCACTGCCCGTCCCTCCGACGCCCAGTTTGCCTTCGTCTCCCACAACCCGGGCAGCCCTGATGCCCAGCTGTACTGCCATCTCTTTAAAGCTCGCCACGCCAGAGCT GCCCAGTTCCTGAACCTGCTGCTCTGCAGGTGTTTCCAGCTCTACTACCTGGACAAGCACCCAGAGGAGGCCCAAGAGGAGTCTGCTGGCGCCCTGCCCCGTCGCAACCCCTCACTGCTCAACCACGGCTTCCCTCTCAGCGTCAGTGCCCTTGTGTCCTTCAGAAGGGCCCCCTTTCGAGGGTTGCTACCAGGAGCCAAG AAAAATTCAAAGTCCACTgaagagcagcagagcagccaagAGGATGTCTTCACCTCCTCGCCCTCCCTGGTGCGCAAGAAAGCCATCCGCAACAAAGTGCTGCGCTCCGGGGCTTACCGCTCCTTCACTTTCACCCCGCTCAAACAGCGCAATGTTCAGGAGCGCCTGAACGCACCACAAG GAAAGGAGCAGGACAAAACGTCGGTGAAGAGAGCCCGGGCTCCCAGCTTGGCCGAAACAGAAGAAGCATTGGCTCAGGCAGTGTGGTGCTGGGCTGGTATCGCAAC tgacagcagctccTCCCTGCTTGCAGAGGACGTCCTGGGATCCTACCTCCTGTGCCCCCATCCCAAGAAACCCAACTGTGGCTCTCTCATCATCCGCTTCCCCTCTGGCCTAGTCACCCATCTGATTGAAAACACCCGTAAGGGGAAATTCCTGCTGGAG AAATACAAGACTGAATTCAGTTCCATAGCTGAGCTGCTTGAACACTACACAGAGTCCCAGGTTGAGCTGGCGTGCCCGCTGAGCTGTGCCCGTGTAAACCACTGCTACGAGTGGGATGAGAGCTCCAGCAGGCTACAGGCCCCAATGCTGCGCAAGAGCCTGAAAAGAAGCAAAGCTAAAAAGCAGCGGTTTAAGACCCTGGACACTggaatataa
- the hp1bp3 gene encoding heterochromatin protein 1-binding protein 3 isoform X1, producing the protein MPIRRAAATPPQEKAPASAAAEKEDDATSEDSPSADEEQAASSATAAKETEEKAEGEGEPAENGEKADEAAADKKEEPEKKGSAFPAVTNGQSEKCKDCAAGQCATHCYVLLLRLKDGFKLEKAKVKKVKRTIPAWATVTASKKVPVTNFAGTQFKMENILLEAIQSCEEKGGVSSKTFMKYIAKKYPGLDLDKRKFLIKKALKKHVEKGTLKQLKGKGLAGRFVIGKQPTSAKKIAVAPGLKTETLGDALPLIITRLCEPKEASYILIKKYLEQHFPHLDIEHRPELLKETLLKAVEKGQLERITGKGASGTFQLKGTGNKVLLKGGDLEDAITAAITAMNEPKTCSTTTLRKYLIDSNKDTKEYRLVATLRRTLTKCKMLGWMEQITGNGLNGTYQLSFPYYPSPATLYPDRVIAPPKKKVDVVKRRRTVESSDEEEESDDEPPPPKRRAQKRPPPKGRRSLPSERSQGTGQSKAKRKRTTLAKKAPAKKVVSRGKSSKAKAKKAAETASKKQSASPAKATPVKRAAPAKKPKTPAVKKLTKSGSKRPAPKESSPEPEEPRAKKEVKTKPSTRKSKRGKN; encoded by the exons ATGCCTATTCGCCGTGCAGCAGCGACTCCACCCCAGGAGAAGGCCCCCGCCTCCGCCGCCGCAGAGAAAG AGGACGACGCCACCTCTGAGGACTCTCCTTCGGCTGATGAGGAGCAGGCTGCGTCCTCAGCCACAGCAGCCAAGGAGACGGAGGAAAAGGCAGAAGGTGAAGGAGAGCCGGCAGAGAATGGAGAGAAAGCTGACGAAGCAGCTGCAGACAAGAAAGAGGAGCCCGAGAAGAAAGG TTCGGCTTTTCCTGCGGTGACAAACGGACAAAGTGAAAAATGCAAGGACTGCGCCGCTGGACAATGCGCGACACACTGCTATGTTCTCCTTCTCAG GCTGAAGGATGGCTTCAAGTTAGAGAAAGCGAAAGTCAAAAAGGTGAAGAGGACTATTCCAGCATGGGCTACTGTCACTGCAAGCAAAAAGGTTCCTGTTACCAATTTTGCAGGCACTCAGTTCAAGATGGAAAATATACTCCTTGAGGCTATTCAG TCCTGCGAGGAAAAGGGTGGGGTGTCATCCAAGACTTTCATGAAATACATCGCAAAGAAATACCCAGGCCTGGATTTGGACAAGAGGAAATTCCTCATTAAGAAAGCCCTGAAGAAACACGTGGAGAAGGGCACACTTAAACAG CTCAAGGGTAAAGGCCTTGCTGGCAGATTTGTCATTGGAAAGCAACCCACTTCAGCTAAG AAAATTGCGGTGGCTCCTGGATTGAAGACTGAGACCCTGGGAGATGCTCTGCCCCTTATCATCACTCGGCTCTGTGAGCCCAAAGAGGCCTCTTACATCCTGATAAAGAAATATCTGGAGCAGCATTTTCCCCATCTTGACATTGAACATAG GCCTGAGCTCCTGAAGGAAACCCTGTTGAAGGCAGTGGAGAAAGGTCAGCTGGAGCGAATCACTGGGAAAGGAGCCAGTGGGACTTTCCAG CTGAAGGGTACTGGTAATAAGGTACTGCTGAAAGGAGGGGACTTGGAGGACGCCATCACTGCTGCAATTACAGCCATGAATGAGCCTAAAACCTGCAGCACCACCACACTACGCAAATACTTAATTGATTCCAACAAGGATACTAAGGAATACCGCTTAG TGGCTACTCTGAGGAGGACCCTGACAAAGTGCAAAATGCTTGGATGGATGGAGCAGATCACTGGGAATGGCCTCAACGGGACCTATCAGCTGTCATTCCCCTACTACCCCAG ccCAGCCACCCTATACCCTGACAGGGTCATAGCACCACCAAAGAAAAAGGTGGATGTAGTCAAGCGGAGGCGAACAGTTGAGTCTTCTGACGAGGAGGAAGAGTCAGATGATGAACCACCTCCCCCTAAGCG GAGAGCTCAGAAGAGGCCTCCACCCAAAGGACGCCGATCTCTACCAAGTGAGAGATCACAAGGCACCGGTCAGTCAAAAGCTAAGCGCAAGAGAACTACCCTGGCGAAGAAAGCTCCAGCCAAGAAAGTGGTGTCTCGAGGTAAGAGCTCAAAGGCCAAGGCAAAGAAGGCTGCAGAGACGGCCTCTAAGAAGCAATCCGCATCACCGGCTAAAGCCACGCCTGTCAAGAGAGCAGCTCCTGCAAAGAAGCCCAAAACACCAGCTGTTAAAAAGCTGACTAAAAGTGGGTCCAAGCGACCTGCACCTAAAGAGTCATCCCCTGAGCCCGAGGAGCCCAGAGCCAAAAAGGAGGTGAAGACCAAGCCGTCTACACGCAAGTCCAAGAGAGGGAAAAACTGA
- the hp1bp3 gene encoding heterochromatin protein 1-binding protein 3 isoform X2, whose product MPIRRAAATPPQEKAPASAAAEKEDDATSEDSPSADEEQAASSATAAKETEEKAEGEGEPAENGEKADEAAADKKEEPEKKGLKDGFKLEKAKVKKVKRTIPAWATVTASKKVPVTNFAGTQFKMENILLEAIQSCEEKGGVSSKTFMKYIAKKYPGLDLDKRKFLIKKALKKHVEKGTLKQLKGKGLAGRFVIGKQPTSAKKIAVAPGLKTETLGDALPLIITRLCEPKEASYILIKKYLEQHFPHLDIEHRPELLKETLLKAVEKGQLERITGKGASGTFQLKGTGNKVLLKGGDLEDAITAAITAMNEPKTCSTTTLRKYLIDSNKDTKEYRLVATLRRTLTKCKMLGWMEQITGNGLNGTYQLSFPYYPSPATLYPDRVIAPPKKKVDVVKRRRTVESSDEEEESDDEPPPPKRRAQKRPPPKGRRSLPSERSQGTGQSKAKRKRTTLAKKAPAKKVVSRGKSSKAKAKKAAETASKKQSASPAKATPVKRAAPAKKPKTPAVKKLTKSGSKRPAPKESSPEPEEPRAKKEVKTKPSTRKSKRGKN is encoded by the exons ATGCCTATTCGCCGTGCAGCAGCGACTCCACCCCAGGAGAAGGCCCCCGCCTCCGCCGCCGCAGAGAAAG AGGACGACGCCACCTCTGAGGACTCTCCTTCGGCTGATGAGGAGCAGGCTGCGTCCTCAGCCACAGCAGCCAAGGAGACGGAGGAAAAGGCAGAAGGTGAAGGAGAGCCGGCAGAGAATGGAGAGAAAGCTGACGAAGCAGCTGCAGACAAGAAAGAGGAGCCCGAGAAGAAAGG GCTGAAGGATGGCTTCAAGTTAGAGAAAGCGAAAGTCAAAAAGGTGAAGAGGACTATTCCAGCATGGGCTACTGTCACTGCAAGCAAAAAGGTTCCTGTTACCAATTTTGCAGGCACTCAGTTCAAGATGGAAAATATACTCCTTGAGGCTATTCAG TCCTGCGAGGAAAAGGGTGGGGTGTCATCCAAGACTTTCATGAAATACATCGCAAAGAAATACCCAGGCCTGGATTTGGACAAGAGGAAATTCCTCATTAAGAAAGCCCTGAAGAAACACGTGGAGAAGGGCACACTTAAACAG CTCAAGGGTAAAGGCCTTGCTGGCAGATTTGTCATTGGAAAGCAACCCACTTCAGCTAAG AAAATTGCGGTGGCTCCTGGATTGAAGACTGAGACCCTGGGAGATGCTCTGCCCCTTATCATCACTCGGCTCTGTGAGCCCAAAGAGGCCTCTTACATCCTGATAAAGAAATATCTGGAGCAGCATTTTCCCCATCTTGACATTGAACATAG GCCTGAGCTCCTGAAGGAAACCCTGTTGAAGGCAGTGGAGAAAGGTCAGCTGGAGCGAATCACTGGGAAAGGAGCCAGTGGGACTTTCCAG CTGAAGGGTACTGGTAATAAGGTACTGCTGAAAGGAGGGGACTTGGAGGACGCCATCACTGCTGCAATTACAGCCATGAATGAGCCTAAAACCTGCAGCACCACCACACTACGCAAATACTTAATTGATTCCAACAAGGATACTAAGGAATACCGCTTAG TGGCTACTCTGAGGAGGACCCTGACAAAGTGCAAAATGCTTGGATGGATGGAGCAGATCACTGGGAATGGCCTCAACGGGACCTATCAGCTGTCATTCCCCTACTACCCCAG ccCAGCCACCCTATACCCTGACAGGGTCATAGCACCACCAAAGAAAAAGGTGGATGTAGTCAAGCGGAGGCGAACAGTTGAGTCTTCTGACGAGGAGGAAGAGTCAGATGATGAACCACCTCCCCCTAAGCG GAGAGCTCAGAAGAGGCCTCCACCCAAAGGACGCCGATCTCTACCAAGTGAGAGATCACAAGGCACCGGTCAGTCAAAAGCTAAGCGCAAGAGAACTACCCTGGCGAAGAAAGCTCCAGCCAAGAAAGTGGTGTCTCGAGGTAAGAGCTCAAAGGCCAAGGCAAAGAAGGCTGCAGAGACGGCCTCTAAGAAGCAATCCGCATCACCGGCTAAAGCCACGCCTGTCAAGAGAGCAGCTCCTGCAAAGAAGCCCAAAACACCAGCTGTTAAAAAGCTGACTAAAAGTGGGTCCAAGCGACCTGCACCTAAAGAGTCATCCCCTGAGCCCGAGGAGCCCAGAGCCAAAAAGGAGGTGAAGACCAAGCCGTCTACACGCAAGTCCAAGAGAGGGAAAAACTGA